A genomic segment from Sulfuritalea hydrogenivorans sk43H encodes:
- a CDS encoding group II truncated hemoglobin: MNETTTPFSRIGGEPAVRQLVQRFYELMDTLPEAYGIRKLHAADLSSAEEKLFMFLCGWLGGPQLYVEKFGHPKLRARHLPFTIASNEAEQWMLCMRQAMAEVIPDDGLRAALDKSLNDLAHHMRNRGDPPNV, translated from the coding sequence ATGAACGAAACCACCACACCCTTCTCCCGCATCGGCGGCGAACCTGCCGTGCGCCAGCTGGTACAGCGTTTCTATGAACTGATGGACACGCTGCCCGAGGCCTACGGCATCCGCAAGCTGCATGCTGCGGATCTGTCCAGCGCCGAGGAAAAACTGTTCATGTTTCTCTGCGGCTGGCTGGGCGGTCCGCAGCTTTATGTCGAGAAGTTCGGCCACCCCAAGCTGCGCGCGCGGCACCTGCCCTTTACCATCGCCAGCAACGAAGCGGAACAATGGATGCTGTGCATGCGCCAGGCGATGGCGGAAGTGATACCCGACGACGGCTTGCGCGCCGCGCTGGACAAGTCGCTCAACGACCTGGCGCATCACATGCGCAACCGCGGCGATCCGCCAAACGTTTAA
- a CDS encoding ATP-binding protein: MALLMVLSVVAWFAIFRAYEREPRARQLAQTLVSVANLTRAALVSARPEARRELLRELSDREGIHIYPADATDRVQPLPDRVFLLRVEELVREQLGPATRLTLEREGERALFVSFRIDDSDEGNYWLALPRERIDRVFPLGWLGWGVAALLLSLLGAWLIVFRITRPLKALQEAARKVGAGETAARLDEGGPTELATVAHAFNQMSADLAQLDQDRALILAGISHDLRTPLTRLRMGIEMAGDDGLREGMTADIEEMDKTIGQFLDFARSESGEALQEVDVGALLAELATQYQRRGFNVAVPPAPTLASAIPVRPQALRRAVSNLIDNALRHAGNDSPVELALNAAAGESSIEVRDRGPGIPSQEVERMKRPFARLETARTDAAGAGLGLAIVERIARSHNGRLELLAREGGGLVARLVLHPSTPTATVAP; this comes from the coding sequence GTGGCCCTGCTGATGGTGCTTTCCGTCGTGGCCTGGTTCGCCATTTTCCGGGCCTACGAGCGCGAGCCGCGCGCCCGGCAACTGGCGCAAACCCTGGTCAGCGTGGCCAACCTGACGCGTGCGGCGCTGGTTTCCGCCCGTCCCGAAGCGCGCCGCGAACTGTTGCGCGAACTGTCCGACCGCGAAGGCATCCACATCTACCCGGCCGATGCAACGGACCGTGTCCAACCGCTGCCCGACCGGGTTTTCCTGCTCCGGGTGGAAGAACTGGTCAGGGAACAACTGGGACCGGCGACCCGCCTGACGCTGGAACGGGAAGGCGAACGGGCCCTGTTCGTCAGCTTCCGCATCGACGACAGCGACGAAGGCAACTACTGGCTGGCCCTGCCCCGCGAGCGCATCGACCGCGTGTTTCCGCTGGGCTGGCTGGGCTGGGGCGTGGCGGCGCTGCTGCTTTCCCTGCTCGGCGCCTGGCTCATCGTGTTTCGCATCACCCGCCCGCTCAAGGCCCTGCAGGAAGCCGCGCGCAAAGTCGGCGCTGGCGAGACGGCGGCCCGCCTCGATGAAGGCGGCCCGACCGAACTGGCGACCGTCGCCCATGCCTTCAACCAGATGAGCGCCGACCTGGCCCAGCTCGACCAGGACCGCGCCCTGATCCTGGCCGGCATTTCGCACGACCTGCGCACGCCGCTGACGCGCCTGCGCATGGGCATCGAAATGGCCGGCGACGACGGCCTGCGCGAAGGCATGACTGCCGACATCGAGGAAATGGACAAGACCATCGGCCAGTTTCTCGATTTCGCCCGCTCGGAAAGCGGCGAAGCCTTGCAGGAGGTGGATGTCGGCGCCCTGCTGGCCGAACTCGCCACGCAATACCAGCGTCGTGGCTTCAATGTCGCCGTACCGCCAGCGCCGACTCTTGCCAGCGCCATTCCGGTGCGGCCGCAGGCCCTGCGCCGGGCTGTCAGCAACCTGATCGACAATGCACTGCGCCATGCCGGCAACGACTCCCCGGTCGAGCTCGCCCTGAATGCCGCCGCCGGCGAATCCAGCATCGAGGTACGCGACCGCGGCCCCGGCATTCCGTCGCAGGAGGTGGAACGCATGAAGCGGCCCTTTGCCCGTCTTGAAACCGCCCGCACCGATGCGGCGGGCGCCGGCCTCGGCCTGGCCATCGTCGAGCGTATCGCCCGCTCCCACAACGGCCGCCTGGAACTGCTGGCGCGTGAAGGCGGCGGGCTGGTGGCCCGCCTGGTGCTGCACCCTTCCACCCCAACCGCCACCGTCGCCCCATGA
- the ompR gene encoding osmolarity response regulator transcription factor OmpR — translation MNETRNKILVVDDDLRLRQLLERYLSDQGFTVKAVPDAPAMDRALERELYDLIVLDLMLPGEDGLAICRRLRGAANTVSVIMLTAKGDEVDRIVGLEIGADDYLPKPFNPRELVARIHAVLRRRAAPPPPGAPAITEESVSFGKVKINLATRELERDEECTLLTSGEFGLLRVLLEHPRQPMSRDKLMELARGREYEVFDRAIDVQISRLRKLVEEDPAKPRYIQTVWGFGYVFVPDGTKHSE, via the coding sequence ATGAACGAAACCAGGAACAAGATTCTGGTCGTCGATGACGACCTTCGCCTGCGCCAACTGCTGGAGCGCTATCTTTCCGATCAGGGATTCACGGTCAAGGCCGTGCCCGATGCGCCCGCCATGGACCGTGCGCTGGAGCGCGAACTCTACGACCTGATCGTGCTCGACCTGATGCTGCCCGGCGAAGACGGCCTGGCCATTTGTCGCCGCCTGCGCGGCGCGGCCAATACGGTAAGCGTCATCATGCTGACGGCCAAGGGCGACGAGGTCGATCGCATCGTCGGCCTCGAAATCGGCGCCGACGACTACCTGCCCAAGCCCTTCAATCCGCGCGAACTGGTGGCCCGCATCCATGCCGTGCTGCGCCGCCGCGCCGCGCCGCCGCCTCCCGGCGCCCCCGCCATCACCGAGGAAAGCGTGAGCTTCGGCAAGGTGAAAATCAACCTGGCGACGCGGGAACTCGAACGCGATGAGGAATGCACCCTGCTCACCTCGGGCGAATTCGGCCTGCTGCGCGTGCTGCTGGAACATCCGCGCCAGCCGATGAGCCGCGACAAGTTGATGGAACTGGCGCGTGGCCGCGAATATGAAGTCTTCGACCGCGCCATCGACGTGCAAATTTCGCGGCTGCGCAAACTGGTCGAGGAAGACCCCGCCAAGCCGCGTTACATCCAGACCGTGTGGGGCTTCGGCTATGTATTCGTTCCTGACGGAACGAAACATAGCGAGTGA
- a CDS encoding PAS domain-containing protein: protein MFRVAANHQGEYGTLIVDRVGRILSCGVPAENIFRTGHSRLVGRQIPEFIDGLFLGGSSPSYSARHLVYLCSDGEWRRFQATDAKGGRFPVELNLSRIVTDGQEMFLVNVRRAEED from the coding sequence ATGTTCCGTGTTGCCGCGAATCACCAGGGTGAATACGGCACCTTGATCGTGGACCGGGTGGGAAGAATCCTCAGTTGCGGCGTGCCGGCCGAGAACATATTCAGGACCGGACACTCCCGATTGGTGGGCCGACAAATACCGGAGTTCATCGACGGACTGTTTCTTGGGGGTAGTTCGCCCAGCTACAGCGCGCGCCATCTGGTTTACCTGTGTTCGGACGGCGAGTGGCGAAGGTTTCAGGCGACGGATGCCAAGGGCGGCCGTTTTCCGGTGGAACTCAATCTTTCGCGGATCGTTACCGACGGCCAGGAAATGTTCCTGGTGAACGTGCGTCGCGCGGAAGAGGATTGA
- a CDS encoding DUF2934 domain-containing protein, whose protein sequence is MLAAGRERLMESSLQMFEGDFCFSLPAAPAAKSRNHEEIKMKARSEPGKKSKGNGSSRQARGPGESDSRDCPREQMIAEAAYYRAERRGFAPGNEMSDWLQAEADVENVARSQ, encoded by the coding sequence ATGCTTGCCGCTGGACGTGAACGCCTGATGGAGTCGAGTTTGCAGATGTTTGAAGGAGATTTCTGTTTTTCACTGCCGGCGGCTCCCGCCGCCAAATCAAGGAACCATGAGGAGATCAAGATGAAAGCCAGGAGCGAACCAGGCAAGAAATCCAAAGGCAACGGATCATCGCGACAGGCGCGCGGACCGGGCGAGTCCGATTCCCGTGATTGCCCACGCGAACAAATGATCGCGGAAGCTGCCTATTACCGTGCCGAACGGCGAGGCTTCGCGCCGGGGAACGAGATGTCGGACTGGCTGCAAGCCGAGGCCGATGTCGAGAACGTAGCCCGTAGTCAGTGA
- a CDS encoding Hsp20/alpha crystallin family protein, translating to MASIARFDPFNELTRLEPLSDFDNLFKGFMVRPLFQGATAAAPQMKLEVSEDDKSYTIKAEIPGVKKEDIKLSVDGNLVSISAEVKKETEKKEGKKVVHSERYYGQVSRSFTLGREVEQGAAKAKYTDGVLEAVLPKKKGTAATQVAVS from the coding sequence ATGGCCAGCATCGCCCGTTTCGATCCGTTCAACGAACTGACCCGCCTCGAACCCTTGAGCGACTTCGACAACCTGTTCAAGGGTTTCATGGTGCGTCCGCTGTTTCAGGGTGCAACCGCCGCCGCGCCCCAAATGAAGCTCGAGGTCAGCGAAGACGACAAGTCTTACACCATCAAGGCGGAAATTCCAGGGGTCAAGAAGGAGGACATCAAGCTCTCGGTGGACGGCAATCTGGTCTCGATCAGCGCCGAAGTGAAGAAGGAAACCGAAAAGAAGGAAGGCAAGAAGGTCGTCCATAGCGAGCGCTACTACGGCCAGGTTTCGCGCAGCTTCACGCTCGGCAGGGAAGTGGAGCAGGGCGCGGCGAAAGCCAAATACACCGACGGCGTGCTGGAAGCGGTGTTGCCCAAGAAGAAGGGCACGGCCGCAACGCAAGTCGCGGTTTCCTGA